A single window of Salvia splendens isolate huo1 chromosome 8, SspV2, whole genome shotgun sequence DNA harbors:
- the LOC121744215 gene encoding uncharacterized protein LOC121744215, whose translation MEWRTCYLDVVLVPMGLMICMGYHVWLWHKVRTQPLTTVIGTNARGRRFWVSSIVKDNEKKNILAVQTLRNTIMGSTLMATTSILLCSAMAAVVSSTYSVKKALKDSVYGSHGELMTAVKYVMLLLLFLFSFICHSLSIRFFNQVNFLINCAADGGGAIAAEYVAELLERGFVLSTVGNRLFYGAVPLLMWILGPVLVFLCSVAMVPLLYNLDFIFAAPDKGNHFNYGV comes from the exons ATGGAGTGGAGAACCTGCTATCTAGATGTAGTTTTGGTGCCAATGGGGTTAATGATATGTATGGGGTATCATGTATGGCTATGGCATAAGGTTCGAACTCAACCCCTCACTACGGTCATCGGAACTAATGCCCGCGGCCGTCGGTTTTGGGTCTCCTCCATCGTCAAG GACAACGAGAAGAAGAACATCCTGGCCGTGCAGACCCTCCGCAACACGATCATGGGGTCCACGCTGATGGCGACGACGTCGATCCTCCTCTGCTCCGCCATGGCGGCGGTGGTGAGCAGCACGTACAGCGTGAAGAAGGCGCTGAAGGACTCGGTGTACGGCAGCCACGGCGAGCTGATGACGGCGGTGAAATACGTgatgctcctcctcctcttcctcttctcctTCATCTGCCACTCCCTCTCCATCCGCTTCTTCAATCAGGTCAATTTCCTCATCAATTGCGCTGCCGACGGCGGCGGGGCGATCGCGGCGGAGTACGTGGCGGAGCTGCTGGAGAGGGGGTTCGTGCTGAGCACGGTGGGGAATCGGCTCTTCTACGGCGCGGTGCCGCTGCTGATGTGGATTTTGGGGCCGGTGCTGGTGTTCCTCTGCTCCGTCGCCATGGTGCCTCTGCTCTATAATTTGGATTTCATCTTCGCGGCGCCGGACAAGGGGAATCATTTTAATTATGGTGTGTGA
- the LOC121743128 gene encoding bZIP transcription factor RISBZ4-like: protein MDNKKAILKNSSIYGCGGDMKKSPSELALQELFASENDRKIHHYEASDSYNLFAMDHSDDHATFPFKNLEIRRETSAPNALAEPQVWPWKSICVDSPSYASKGSETQAVGASSGSSHDQSDEEDIEIEAGSYDHSTNPADVKRIKRMVSNRESARRSRRRKQAHLADLEQQVEQLRGENGTLFKQLAEATQQFKDSTTNNRVLRSDVEALRAKVKLAEDMVARGSLTSSLSHLIQNYLTTPQDYVNSSSGGSSSIPPMMGGRADDGSPYSGSAAVQNPESFSSNGVAGPEMWGWEGHHGHPK, encoded by the exons ATGGACAACAAGAAGGCAATATTGAAGAACAGTTCAATCTATGGCTGCGGCGGTGACATGAAGAAAAGCCCATCTGAATTAGCTCTTCAAGAACTTTTTGCCTCTGAAAACGACAGAAAAATCCACCACTATGAAGCCTCTGATTCCTATAATCTCTTTGCCATGGACCACTCCGATGATCATGCTACTTTCCCTTTCAAGAATTTG GAGATCCGTAGGGAAACATCAGCTCCTAACGCGTTGGCAGAGCCTCAAGTTTGGCCGTGGAAGTCTATATGTG TTGACAGCCCGTCGTACGCCTCAAAGGGCTCGGAGACTCAAGCAGTAGGCGCCAGCAGTGGCTCGTCTCATGACCAGTCGGACGAAGAGGACATTGAGATAGAAGCCGGCTCTTATGACCACAGCACGAACCCTGCTGATGTCAAACGCATCAAAAGGATGGTCTCCAACCGTGAGTCTGCACGAAGATCCAGACGAAGGAAGCAAGCACACTTGGCAGATCTTGAACAGCAG gTGGAACAATTGAGAGGTGAGAATGGAACTCTCTTCAAACAGCTTGCTGAAGCCACTCAGCAATTCAAAGACTCAACGACGAACAACCGTGTGCTGAGGTCAGACGTTGAAGCGCTACGAGCCAAGGTGAAGCTGGCTGAGGATATGGTGGCTCGGGGCTCGTTAACGTCGAGCCTGAGCCATCTTATCCAAAACTACCTCACCACACCACAGGACTACGTGAACAGCAGCAGCGGTGGAAGCAGCAGCATTCCCCCGATGATGGGGGGTCGTGCTGATGATGGCTCTCCGTATTCTGGATCAGCAGCGGTTCAGAATCCAGAGAGCTTCAGCAGCAACGGGGTGGCCGGGCCGGAGATGTGGGGTTGGGAGGGCCATCATGGTCATCCCAAATGA